A single genomic interval of Hemibagrus wyckioides isolate EC202008001 linkage group LG13, SWU_Hwy_1.0, whole genome shotgun sequence harbors:
- the LOC131363669 gene encoding CD276 antigen homolog encodes MVGEGAGFTELLVNHVTRKVKEKGVVFFAGMETALKMYLYLMLLVFICDGFHVHGPPGPLIVQLGDSVMLPCFVETSVPLEDLEVEWKRNDRETLVHLWQNGESRPESQDQLYHERAHFFTEKIAQGNFSLLLTDVTNKDAGVYKCAVYTKLDSGETLIEIKEIERLIVSGSHVISAQAGEDITLNCSVDSHLPPENIEEVSWKKIDEDILVLVYQEGQILTESTGERYVDRVEFFSTEERNKGNFSLRLKNVRTEDKGLYMCLVFSGALSANTTVEVQQLGLSYLHFAIIILCILGFVIGSLVLGYLSYTCYKNKDDSRRAVAIQCAHVLCPNITMSIVFILWGVTDGIFSEAATCSALNFARIIFLFWIGLHLKSIQETPQRLIVFFAIILQYIVVTVFAYSSIFVDILYRFATEAIVALIIILVVLLILILGIIAAAWLQRNRRLFQIYVSRMMYRTAMLCDILRITVFSMVIQSGVIALLVPLFTVLWVYLDDFLRIFFRLSKYIM; translated from the exons ATGGTGGGGGAGGGGGCGGGGTTCACGGAGCTTCTCGTTAACCACGTGACCCgaaaagtgaaagagaaaggtGTTGTTTTCTTCGCAGGAATGGAGACTGCTCTGAAAATGTACTTGTATCTGATGCTGTTAGTGTTCATCTGTGACG gGTTCCATGTCCATGGTCCACCAGGTCCTCTCATTGTTCAACTGGGAGACTCAGTGATGCTGCCCTGCTTTGTAGAAACTTCTGTACCACTGGAAGATCTGGAAGTGGAGTGGAAAAGAAATGACCGTGAAACTCTAGTGCACTTGTGGCAGAATGGAGAAAGTCGACCAGAGTCTCAGGACCAGCTTTATCATGAAAGAGCTCATTTCTTCACTGAGAAGATCGCTCAAGGAAACTTCTCCCTCCTCCTTACAGATGTGACTAATAAAGATGCAGGAGTTTATAAGTGTGCTGTTTACACAAAGCTGGATTCTGGTGAAACTCTGATTGAAATAAAGGAGATTG AGCGTTTGATCGTGTCTGGATCCCATGTTATATCTGCACAGGCGGGTGAAGATATCACTCTGAACTGCTCTGTAGACTCACATCTCCCACCAGAAAATATAGAAGAGGTGTCATGGAAGAAAATAGATGAAGATATTTTAGTGCTGGTTTATCAAGAGGGTCAGATCCTGACAGAGTCGACTGGTGAGAGATACGTGGACAGAGTAGAATTCTTCAGcactgaagaaagaaacaaaggaaacttcTCTTTGAGACTGAAGAATGTCCGAACGGAGGACAAAGGGCTGTATATGTGTTTAGTGTTCTCTGGGGCATTATCAGCTAACACAACTGTGGAGGTACAGCAGCTGG GTCTTTCCTATCTGCATTTTGCAATTATCATTTTGTGTATACTTGGATTTGTAATCGGATCACTTGTACTAGGCTACCTATCTTACAcatgttataaaaataaag atGACAGCAGAAGAGCTGTAGCTATACAGTGTGCACATGTCCTTTGTCCTAACATTACTATGTCCATTGTCTTCATCCTCTGGGGTGTCACTGATG GTATTTTTAGTGAAGCAGCAACTTGTTCAGCCCTCAATTTTGCTCGGATCATTTTCCTATTTTGGATTGGTCTTCATTTGAAATCAATTCAAG AAACTCCACAGCGATTAATTGTCTTCTTTGCAATTATACTACAGTACATTGTGGTGACTGTTTTTGCTTATTCTT CTATTTTTGTGGATATCTTGTATAGATTTGCCACTGAAGCGATAGTAGCTCTGATAATCATTCTAGTGGTGCTACTTATTCTTATTCTGGGTATTATCGCTGCAG CATGGCTTCAAAGGAATAGAAGATTGTTTCAAATTTATGTATCACGAATGATGTACAGAACTGCAATGCTCTGCGATATTCTACGAATAACTGTTTTTTCAATGGTAATTCAAA GCGGTGTGATTGCGTTATTAGTTCCACTCTTTACTGTGCTTTGGGTTTATTTGGATGATTTCTTGCGTATTTTTTTCAGGTTAAGTAAGTACATCATGTAA